The genomic window GCTCCGATCGTGCCCGCGAAAATGCTTAACGACGCCGGTATCGTCGGGGCCGCGCTCGCTTCCGAGCTTTAAAAACGGGGCTTTTCTTGCATTCTGGGGTTCGTTGTGTGATAATGGCATTGGTCGCAGCCTATATTTCCTAAATTTGTGACTCCGCGTTTCCGAGGTAGCAATTTGTTTCGCAGGGAAGCTCAAAGGCGCATATCGAAATGGATTTGTGAAGCCGTCCCTCAAATCATGCGTTCCTTCCGCGCAGGTATAATTGCAGATACGGCGACAACGGCGCGGACCGAGTCACTTTTCAGTTTTTATAGGTCTTAATACTATATTCATAATAATACTCAAAATTAATGGATGAGGAGAAGCGATATGGAGTCGAAACCCAAAATGAGCAGAGACAAGCTGGAGCAGCTCATAATAAACACGATAAGGACGCTTTCTATGGACGCTGTTCAGAAAGCGAATTCCGGTCATCCGGGTACGCCGATGGCTCTCGCTCCGGTAGCTTTCACGATCTGGGATAAATTCATGAAGTTCAATCCCAGGAACCCCGACTGGCCCGACCGCGACAGGTTCGTGCTTTCAAACGGCCACGCGTCGATGCTCCTCTACAGCCTGCTTCACCTGACCGGTTATAACGTTTCTCTCCACGATATAAAAACATTCAGGCAGCTCCACAGCAAATGCGCGGGCCACCCCGAATACGGCCTCGCGCCCGGGGTAGAGACCACGACGGGGCCGCTCGGCCAGGGGGTCGCTACGTCTGTCGGCATGGCGATCGCCGAAAAATGGCTCGCTTCTTATTTCAACAGGCCCGGTCACGAGATCATCAACTACAACATCTATGCGATATGCGGCGACGGCTGCATGATGGAAGGCATATCGGGCGAGGCGGCCTCGCTCGCCGGACACCTGGGACTCAACAACCTCATCTGGTTCTACGACAACAACCACATAACCATAGAAGGACACACCGCTCTCGCTTTCAGCGAGGACGTGGCCGCCCGGTTCATGGGATACAACTGGCACGTGCAGCGCGTTGGGGACGCTAACGACCTCGAGATGCTCGCTGAAGCGATAGAGAGGGCGTTCAAGGAGAACGAGCAGCCGTCCCTCATCATAGTCGACAGCCACATCGGATACGGGAGTCCGAACAAGCAGGACACGTCAGCGGCTCACGGGGAGCCGCTAGGCGACGAGGAGATACGGAAGACCAAGATAAATTACGGCTGGGACCCCGACAAAAAGTTCTACATCCCTGACGAGGTAAAGGAATACAGGGAAACCGTAATAAGGAAAGGCGCCGTATTCGAGGACGAATGGAATAAGAAATTCAGCTCGTACGAGCGCGAATATCCCGAACTGGCGAAACAGTTCCGCGAGCTTCAGGACAGAGAAATGCCAAAAGGGTGGGAGAAATGCCTCCCGGCGTTCCCTCCAAATCCCAAGGGGCCCGCTACACGCTCTGCAAACAGCAAGATACTGAATGCCATAGTTCCGGTGTACCCGTTCCTCTTGGGAGGAGCTGCAGACGTCGGCTCTTCCACAAAAACCTACATAGAAAATGCGAACAGCTTCGAGAAGGGCATCTATGACGGCAGGAACTTCCATTTCGGCATTAGAGAGAACGCAATGGGAGCCGTCGCGAACGGCATGGCGCTCAGCAGGCTGAGGCCTTACACTGCCACCTATTTCGTGTTTTCCGACTACATGAGGGCTACTATCAGGCTCGCGAGCCTGATGCAGATTCCCGTGACTTTCATATTCACTCACGACAGCATCGGTCTCGGCGAGGACGGCCCTACGCACCAGCCCGTCGAGCACCTCGCGTCCTTGAGGGCAATGCCCAACCTCGCCGTCGTAAGGCCAGCAGACGCCAACGAATTGAGCGTGCTGTGGAAATATATAATGGGTTCGAAAGACCACCCTGTAGCCCTGATACTGACGAGACAGGACGTCCCCACTTTTGACAGGAGCCTTTACGCCCCGGCCGAAGGAGCTCTCAAGGGCGCGTATATTCTCGCAGACAGCAAGCCCGGGCCGGACGTCATACTGATAGGCACCGGCTCCGAGGTCCAGCTATGCCTCGGCGCATACGAGATACTTAAAAAGCAGGGGATCAAGGCGCGCGTGGTCAGCATGCCCTCGTGGTCTCTCTTCGAGATGCAGACCGCGGATTACAAGGAAGAAATCCTCCCCTCGTCCGTAAAGGCCAGGGTGTCCGTGGAGATGGGCTCCACGTTCGGCTGGTGCAAGTATGCGGGGTCGGGTGATGAGAGCGGCTTTATCGGTATAAACACGTTCGGCGAGTCGGCTCCCATAGCGGACCTCCTTCCTGAGTTCGGCTTCACCGTCGACCATGTCGTTGCGAAAGCGAAAGAGGTCCTTAAGTCGAACGGCAAGAAAGTTAAAAAACCGTCAAAGAAATGATGTAGATTTAAGACTTGTTGTCACGCTCCGTTTTTATAGAACAAATAAATTCGTGAACGGGAGAAAGACGATGTCCAGAATAACGGATTTATCCAGACTCGGCCAGTCGATCTGGTACGACTATATCAGGAGGTCTTTCATAACCTCGGGAGAGCTCAAAGCCCTTATAGACGAAGGCTTGAGGGGTGAGACCTCGAACCCTTCCATACTCGAAAAAGCCATTGCCGGAAGCTCGGACTATGACGAGGAGCTCAAAGCCCTGGTCGAGCAGAACAAATCCGTGAACGAGATATACGAAGCGCTCGCATTAAAGGACATTGCGATGGCAGCCGACCTCTTCAGGCCGCTCTACGACAAGACGGACGCGGGCGACGGGTTTATAAGCCTCGAGGTCAGCCCCACCCTGGCTAACGACACGAACGGCACTATACGGGAAGCGAGGAGATACTTCGTCACTCTCGGGCGCCCGAACGTCATGATCAAGGTCCCCGCCACCAAGGCGGGCATCCCCGCAATCACTGAGCTCATCGGCGCGGGCGTCAACGTGAACGTGACGCTCATGTTCAGCGTCGAGCAGTATAAGGCCGTGGCCGAGGCGTATATCAGGGGACTCGAAAAGCTGGCCGCCGAAGGCCCGTCTATATTCAAGGGGCACAGGGTGGACAGGGTCGCTTCTGTCGCGTCGTTCTTCGTAAGCAGGGTGGACACCGCCGTAGACCCGGAGCTCGAGAAGATCGGGAACACTGCGCTACAGGGCAGGATCGCGATAGCGAATGCGAAGCTCGCGTACGACGAATTCAGGAAAACTTTTAGAGGCAAGCGCTGGAAGAAGCTGGCCGATGCGGGCGCGAGGGTGCAGAGGTGCCTCTGGGCGAGCACGAGCACCAAGAACCCCGCGTATTCCGATACGCTCTACGTCGACGAGCTTATAGGGCCCGATACCGTAAATACGGTCCCTCCGGCTACCTACAAGAACTTCAGGGACCACGGGAAGGCCGCCCTCACGCTGACGAGAGGCGTGAGGGAGGCGGAGCAGGACATAGCGAAGCTCGGGAAGCTCGGAATAGATTTGAAGAAAGTGACTAACAAGCTTCTGAGAGACGGCGTTCAGCAGTTTGCCGATTCCTTCACGACTCTGATGGCGAGCATAGAGCAGAAAAAGGAGCAGATACAGTCCGAGAAAAAACCCTACTCCGCGTCCCTCGGCAAATATCAGGCCGCGGTCGATAAATCGCTCGAAGCAATGCGTGACAACAACATCATACAGAAGATATGGAATTTCGATTACATGGTTTGGGAGGACGACCCGGCGGAGATAAGCAACCGTCTCGGCTGGCTCCACATACCGGAAGTTATGGTCGATGCGCTTCCGGGGATAAGAAAAGTCGTAAATGAGGTAAAGGCAGACGGCTATAAGAACGTGCTGCTCCTCGGTATGGGCGGCTCGAGCCTTGCCCCTCTCGTCATTCGCGAGACGTTCGGCGTCAAAAAAGGCTATCTCGACGTCGCCGTTCTCGACAGCACCGATCCCGGTGCCGTCCTCGAGCAGCGTAACCGCCTCGACATGTCGAAGACTCTCTTCATCGTATCCACGAAGTCGGGAGGCACTGCGGAGACACTCTCCTTCATGAAATACTTTTACAACGAGGTCTTGAAAGAGGTCGGGAAGAAAGATGCGGGAAGGCATTTCATCGCCATCACGGACCCGGGGAGCGGGCTCCAGAAGATGGCGGCTGAGCTCAAGTTCAGAAAGACGTTCCTGAATGATCCCAACATCGGCGGACGGTACTCGGCACTTTCTTTCGTCGGCATACCGCCTGCGGCTTTCCAGGGCGTCGACCTCGACACTCTCCTCGCACGGGCGATCACGATGCTCCACAACTGCGAGAGCTGCAACTGTGCCGTGGACGGGGATAACTCGGGCGCGTGGCTTGGCGCGATACTGGGGGAGCTCGCCAAGGCCGGTCACGACAAGGTCACGCTCGTCGCCTCACCGCCCATAGAGAGCTTCGGCTCATGGGTCGAGCAGCTCATAGCCGAGAGCACGGGCAAGGACGGGAAGGGAATACTCCCCGTCGACAGGGAGCCTCTCGCCCAGCCCGAATTCTATGCGAACGACAGGCTCTTCGTCTATCTCCGCCTGAATAGTGACAGTACCTACGACAGGCAGGTAAACGCCCTCGAGAAAGCGGGCTATCCGGTCGTGCGTATCAATCTCAGGGACATCTACGACCTGGGAGGCGAGTTCTTCAGGTGGGAGATGGCAATCGCCGTAGCCGGCATGATCATAGGCATTCATCCTTTCAACCAGCCGAACGTGGAGGCCGCCAAGGTCCTCGCGCGCAAGATGATAGCGGAGTATCAGAAAAAGGGTAAGCTGCCGGTACTGAAACCGACCCTCAGCGAATCCGGAATAACCGTCTACTCCGATTTCAAAGCCCCCGGTTTGGAGCAGGCGCTTAAAAAATTTCTTTCGTTCGCCAGGCCCGGCAGGGACGAATCGAAGGGGAGGAGCTACGTCGCGCTCCAGGCCTATGTCAAGCCCTCGGACGAGACTTACAACGCCCTCCAGAAGCTCAGGGCGAAGATAGAGAAGCAATACCGTCTGGCCACGACCGTGGGGTTCGGGCCTCGGTTCCTCCACTCTACCGGACAGCTCCATAAGGGAGACGCCGGACACGGTCTCTTCATCCAGTTCACGTCAGATAAGCCCGAGGACGCCCCCATACCGGACGAGGCGGGCAAGAAAGCCTCTTCGATAAGCTTCGGCGTGTTCGTAAACGCCGAGGCTCTCGGCGACCGCCAGGCGCTCCTCGACAGGAAGCGCAAGGTCATAACGTTCCACCTCGGCGAAAACGTCGTAAGCGGTATTAACAGGCTTGCGAAAATACTATAAGAGGGCAAAGTGATAAAGGCGCTCATTTTTGATCTCGACGGCACGCTGGTGCAGACTGAGGCACTAAAGGCGGAGTCATACGCCATGGCCGCGGTCGAGCTCGATAAATCTCTTACCGAAGACGAGGTCATAGACGCTTTCAAGGACTATGTCGGCCTTACCCGCAAGGAGGTTGCGTCGGGTCTGATCAAGAGGTTTAATCTCGAGGACGCGGCTAAGGCGAGGATGAAGGAATTCCACGTCCGAACTCCCTGGCAGGCCTATGTCGATATCAGGCTCGGGACCTATTTCAAGATGATCTCCGATCCGAAAGTATTGAAAGCGCACCTCTGCCCCTACAACTTGGGTCTCCTCAAATGGGCCCGCGGCGAGGGTTATCCGACGGGCCTCGGTACGATGTCCCATAGGGAAGAAGCCGACCGCGTGCTGGACGTCCTCGGCATAAGGCCGGAGTTCGATTTCATAGCCACCATTCAGGACGTCGAGCACGGGAAGCCCGATCCCGAGATATATAACCTTCTGGCCGATGAGCTCAAGGTCCCCCATGCGGACTGCCTCGTCGTCGAGGACTCCGCGTCCGGAGTAGAGGCGGCGCTGGCCGCGGGCATGAACTGCATCGCGGTAACGACCGATTTCACGAGGGAGGGGGTCCACAAGATTCCCCCCGCCGGAAACCTCCGCGTTGTGGATACGCCTCCCGCGCTCCTCGATACCGCGAAGGGATTTATCAGCGAGCTTAACTCTCGGAAGGAGAAAACAGGATGAGCGGTTCTCCCTCCCCAGATCAGAATATGCTCCAGGAGAGGCTCAAGAAAGAAGCCGGCATTAGCTCCGTGGATCTGGTGCGTCCGGGGATGGTCCTCGGCCTCGGCACCGGCAGCACCGCGAAGTACGCACTCGAAGAGATAGCCCGGAGACTCGGAGACGGGCGGCTCAAGGACATCGCGGGCATACCGAGCTCGCTCGAAACTGAAAAAAAAGCAAGAGAGCTCGGCATACCGGTGATCTCGTTCGACGATAAGCAGGAGATAGACCTGACCATAGACGGAGCAGACGAGGTCGACCCCGGGCTCAACCTCATCAAAGGCGGCGGCGGGGCGCTCTTGAGAGAAAAGGTTCTCGCGCAGTCGAGCAGGCGTAACGTCATGATCGTCGACGAGAGCAAGCTTTCGCCGATGCTCGGCACACGCTGCCCGGTGCCTGTCGAAGTCATACCCTTCGCGTGGAAGCCCGTGGCGAATTTTCTAATGTCCCTCGGCGCCGAGCCCGTTTTACGTATGAAAGAAGACGGATCGCCCTACACCACTGACCAGAATAACTATATAATTGACGGTAGATTCGGTCCGATTCCCGACATCGAGAGCCTGGCTCAGAAGCTCGGCCAGCGGGCGGGGATAGCGGGATACGGCCTGTTCATAGGCACTGCAAGCGAGGTCATAGTCGCGACAACACACGGCATACGCTATCAGAAGCGGAAGGATTCATAACAATAGACTCGTAAGGACGTACGCGAATACCATGGTGATGATCGAACCTTCAATACTATCTGCGGACTTTACCAGGCTCGGGGAGGCGGTCAAAGCGGCGGAGGAAGCGGGAGTTGCCTGGATACAGATAGACGTGATGGACGGGCGCTTCGTACCCAACATCAACTTCGGGCCCGGCGTGGTGGCCGCCATAAGGCCGCTTACGAAATTAAAGCTCGACGTCCACCTCATGATAGTCGAGCCCGAGAAATATATAAATATATTCGCCGAATCGGGAGCCGACCGCATCATAGTCCATCAGGAGGTCTGCTACCACCTCCACCGCGTGCTCGAGTCCATCAGGGAGCTCGGCGTGCAGTCGGGCGTGACCCTTAACCCCGCCACACCTGCCTCCTCTATAAGCGAAGTTCTGGAGCTCGCCGACTTCGTCCAGGTGATGGGAGTCAATCCTGGTTTCGGCGGGCAGAGGTTCATATGGAGCCAGTTAGGCAAGATTCGCGAGATAAAAGAGATGCTCGGCAGGAAGGGGCTCGACGTCCCTATAGGCCTCGACGGCGGAATAGACGTCGAGACGGCTCCCGAGGCGGTGCGGGCCGGTGCTGCTGTCCTTGTCGCGGGATCGAGCGTTTATAACGACAAAGGCACGGTGCGGGATAACGTAAAAGCTCTGCTCGACAGTGTACGGTGAGACCCTCCGGCGTTGTGATTCGAGCGGAGGGATTATAATTGTGGATGACGAATACAAATAAGACCGAGAGGTAAGCAAGATGGCACAGGAAAACGGCTGTATAATCGCGATCTTCGGGGCTTCCGGGGATTTGACCAAGCGTAAGCTCATGCCCGCACTCTATGCGTTATTCAGGCAGAAGCTCCTCCCCGAGAATTTCGCCATACTCGGCACGAGCAGGTCTCCGTTCACGGACGACGCATACAGGAAAAAAATAATCGAGGACGTCGTCACGTACGCGGGCATCAAAAAATCCGAGCAGAAACAGCTGGAGCCGTTCTCGAAGCACGTCTATTACCTCGCCATGGACGCGACTGACGTAAACCACTATGACGACCTCAGGGAAAAACTGTCAAAGATAGACGAAGCCGAGAAAACGGGCGGCAATTATATTTTCTATCTGTCCACGTCTCCGAGCCTCTACACCTCTATCGCAAAGAACCTCGGGAAGAAAGGGCTCCAGAAAGAGGGGAAAGGCTCGTCGTGGCGGCGGATAATCGTGGAAAAGCCTTTCGGCAGGGACCTTGCTTCCGCCGAGGCGCTCAACCACGACCTCCAGAGGATCTTCAAGGAAGGACAGATATACAGGATAGACCATTATCTCGGCAAGGAGACCGTGCAGGACATATTCGCTCTCAGGTTCTCAAACGGCATCTTCGAGCCCCTCTGGAACAGGAACTACGTGAGCCGCGTCGAGATCACTGCGGCCGAAACGATAGGCGTCGAAGAGCGGGGCGGATACTACGACCACTACGGCGCGCTCCGGGACATGATACAGAACCATCTCCTGCAAGTGCTCGGCACGGTCACCATAGAGCCCCCTTCGTTCTTCGACGCGATAGACGTCCGCAATGAGTCTATCAAGATATTCCAGTCTCTCAGGCCCATAAAGCCCGAGGACGTGGACAAGTACGCGGTAAGGGGCCAGTACACGGAGTCCGTGATCGACGGTAAGAAAATAGCCGGATACAGGCAGGAAAAGGACGTAGCCCACGATTCGATGACCGAGACTTTCGTCGCGCTCAAGCTCTACATAGACAACTGGAGGTGGGGCGGTGTGCCGTTTTACCTCCGCACAGGGAAATGCCTGCCCGCCCGCGTGAGCGAGGTCGTTATAGAATTCAAGAAGACCCCCCATCACCTCTTCACCCAGGAAGAGCTGTGCTCGGCGAAGCCCAACCAGCTCATCATACGCATACAACCCGACGAAGGGATTCTGCTCCGGTTCGGCATGAAGAAGCCGGGGGCGGGATTCGACATTGAAGAGGTCGGGATGGACTTCCACTATTCCGAGCTTGCGGATGCATACATACCCGAAGCTTACGAGCGGCTCATACTCGACTGCATCATGGGCGACGCGACGCACTACGCGCGCGCTGACGCCGTGGAGGCGTGCTGGAAGTTTGTCGATCCCATACTTAAGGCATGGGAGGACGACCCCGAAATAAAGCTCTTCGGCTACCCCGCCGGCACCTGGGGTCCACCCGAAGCGAGGCACCTCTTCGATGCTCCTGATGAGGACTGGAGGTATCCGACCGACCATCTGACGACCGACGGGGATTTTTACGAGCTCAAATAACCTGTGTATGAATTTTTCATGATTGTGAAAAGCAGGAGATGGAATGAAAAAGGAAATTTACCTCTTCGACGATATTACGGCACTGGCGAAGCGCCTCGCTGAGGATTTCAAGACGGCTCTCGCTGCGAAGGCGGCTTCGGGAGAGTCCCTGATCGTGGCGCTCTCCGGAGGGCACACGCCCAGGGCCTTTTTCGAGGTGCTGGCCGCGCCTCCTTACGGCGACGGCCTCCCCTGGGATAAGGTCGTTCTCTTCTGGGGAGACGAGCGCTGCGTCCCGCCGGATAACGACGAGAGCAACTTCAAGATGACCTACCTCTCGCTCTTGTCACATATCAAGATCCCCGGGAACAATATCCACCGCGTGTTGGGTGAAAACCCTCCCGATGAAGAAGCCGTTCGTTACGCGGAAGAGATAAAGAAGAACGTCCCCGCGGGCGTGAGCGGTTTTCCCTCTTTCGACTGGATATTCCTCGGCATGGGAGAAGACGGGCACACGGCTTCGTTATTCCCCGGAGCCCCGACTTTAAATGAGAAAGAGAAGATTTGCGTGGTCGCAACTCATCCTCAGACCGGGCAGAAGAGGGTGAGCGTCACGTTTCCTGTCCTCGACGCCGGAAAGAGGGTTTCGTTCCTCGTCGCGGGGGAGGGAAAAGAGGCCGTGCTCAGGGAGATTCTGGAAAACCCCGGGCAGAGACTGCCTTACCCGGCTTCCATTGTGAGCCCTACTGACGGCGTCCTCGAATGGTACGTGGACAGGGCCGCCGCCCCCTGGCTCTAGTCAAGCCGCGGACACTCTCTGACAATCAAAACATTTTGCTGAAATTTCTGGGCTTCCTCTGTTTCCATTTCCCGGTCTGATAGGCGTTCGCCACTATTAACGGGACGACAGTCGTAGCCTCGGCATAGACCATCTGCTCGTAGACTGTGCTGACCTTTCCCCAGGACGAAGCTTCCTTAAGCGTGGACGAGCTGCAAGCGCCGTCCCTCACGTCGGCTACGGTGATCTGAACGGCATATTTATGCACCGGCACGTCGAAGCCCAGCACCTCGGCCGCGACGACTGTGTCCTGCGCGAAGTTCTTGGGCACGCCTCCCCCCACCATGAAGAGGCCGCTCTCCTTGGAAGAGATCTTTATTTTCGTAAGCTCGAGGAAGTCCTTCGCGCTGTCTATCGACACGTGGGAGTCGGGGTTATTCCACTGGTGGAACACGAGACCGAACCCTGCGGACGAGTCCGTGAAGGCGGGGCAGAATATCGGCACGTTGTGCTCGTAGGCCGCCTGCACGAGGGAGTTCTTCTTCTTTGCGTGCTTCGTGAGCCATTTTCCCATCTCGCGTATAAATTCCCTGGAAGAGTACGGGCGGTGTTCGAGAGAGTCTGCAATCTGGGCGACAGTCCTGTCGCATGCCTGGAGCTCGTCTTCGTCAATGAACGTGTCATAGATGCGGTCGATGTAGAGCGACCTCAGCATGCCGTCGTCTATGAAAGGCGTTCCGGCGTAGTGGCTGAAGCCGAGGGCCTCGAAAAAGTCCATGTCAACGATGGAAGCGCCCGTTGCTACTATTACGTCCACCATGTTGTGCTTCACCATGTCGACGTATACCTGCATGCATCCGCCCGCCGAGGTCGAGCCCGCAAGCGTGAGCCACACGGAGGCGTTCTTGTCGGCGAGGTTCATGTTGAATATGTCCGCCGCCCTTGCGGCGTCTCTCGAAGAGAAAGACATGCCCCTGTACGCGTCGATTATCTGCTTGCCGTCGATCTTCTTTATATCGACGTGCTTGATCGTCTGTTTTAAAAGCTCTTTCTTCGTGGTCTTTGTCTTGGCCATTTGCCGTTTCTCCTTTACCTTCCCGAATAGAGATATGTATCCCTCTATATATGCACCTGCGGGGGATTGTCAAGCACCCGGGATGGAATTATTATTTTTTTTCTGCGGAAAATACTTTTCTTCTTCCGACTTGATTGACCCGCAAATATATTATAGCCGTATATATCCTTGTCAAAGCTCACGCCGGCTGCTGCTGTGTAATGCAGTGTATAGCGCCGCCTCCGTAAATAATATCGCTGCAGTCTATGCCTACGACTTCGCGTCTGGGGAAGCATCCCCGGAGTATTTCGAGCGCCTTGCGGTCGTTCCCGTCGTTGAACACCGGGGCGAGTACTACCGTGTTGCCGATATAGAAGTTCGTGTATGAAACGGGCGCCTTGCTCCCGTCCTCGTAACGCACGTGGGGCATGGGGAGCCTGATCACCTCAAACGGCCTGCCGTCCGTATCCGCAGCCTCAGTCAGAGTCTTGTGATTTGACTGAAGCGCCTGGAAATTCTCATCGTCCGGGTCGTCTTCGAATGCGCAGACTATCCTGCCCGGTGCGACGAAGCGGGCGATCTCGTCTATGTGCCCGTCCGTGTGGTCATTCACGAGCCCCTTTCCGAGCCATATCGTTTTCCTTACGCCGAGGTAGTCTCCCAGGCACTTTTCAATATCGGCCCTGGTCTTCACCGGGTTCCTGTTCTCGTTGAGGAGGCACTCCTCCGTCGTGAGACACACTCCCAGGCCGTTTACGTCTATAGCGCCCCCTTCGACGATAATCTCAGCCTCTTCGACCGGCAGTTTTTTCCATCCGCCTATTTTTTCCGGTATAGCTGCGTCCTTAAGCAGCTCCGGAAACTTGTTTCCCCACGCATTGAAGAGCCATTTCGTTATAACGGTATTCCCGGAGCCGTTTTTAACGAATATCGGCCCCGTGTCCCTCAGCCAGACGTCGGCGTAATCGGTGACGTGGAAATTTATTTTCGTCATATCGATGTCCGCCGATTTAAGCATTCCCTGCGCCCTCTCTTTCATCTCCTCGTCCAGCACCAGAAGTTCCGCAGGCTCGCTCTCGTGCAGGGCGCTCAGTATCTTTACGAACGCGGCCTCCGCTTTCTCCACCCTGTCCGGGAACGTGATCTCGTCGTAGGGCCAGGCGAGCCATACGGCCGAGTGCGGCTCCCATTCCGCGGGCATTCTGTATGAGGGCTTCTTCTTGTCGTTCATGAGCGGCTGACTATTTCTGACGGAGCGCCTTCTTC from Thermodesulfobacteriota bacterium includes these protein-coding regions:
- a CDS encoding bifunctional transaldolase/phosoglucose isomerase codes for the protein MSRITDLSRLGQSIWYDYIRRSFITSGELKALIDEGLRGETSNPSILEKAIAGSSDYDEELKALVEQNKSVNEIYEALALKDIAMAADLFRPLYDKTDAGDGFISLEVSPTLANDTNGTIREARRYFVTLGRPNVMIKVPATKAGIPAITELIGAGVNVNVTLMFSVEQYKAVAEAYIRGLEKLAAEGPSIFKGHRVDRVASVASFFVSRVDTAVDPELEKIGNTALQGRIAIANAKLAYDEFRKTFRGKRWKKLADAGARVQRCLWASTSTKNPAYSDTLYVDELIGPDTVNTVPPATYKNFRDHGKAALTLTRGVREAEQDIAKLGKLGIDLKKVTNKLLRDGVQQFADSFTTLMASIEQKKEQIQSEKKPYSASLGKYQAAVDKSLEAMRDNNIIQKIWNFDYMVWEDDPAEISNRLGWLHIPEVMVDALPGIRKVVNEVKADGYKNVLLLGMGGSSLAPLVIRETFGVKKGYLDVAVLDSTDPGAVLEQRNRLDMSKTLFIVSTKSGGTAETLSFMKYFYNEVLKEVGKKDAGRHFIAITDPGSGLQKMAAELKFRKTFLNDPNIGGRYSALSFVGIPPAAFQGVDLDTLLARAITMLHNCESCNCAVDGDNSGAWLGAILGELAKAGHDKVTLVASPPIESFGSWVEQLIAESTGKDGKGILPVDREPLAQPEFYANDRLFVYLRLNSDSTYDRQVNALEKAGYPVVRINLRDIYDLGGEFFRWEMAIAVAGMIIGIHPFNQPNVEAAKVLARKMIAEYQKKGKLPVLKPTLSESGITVYSDFKAPGLEQALKKFLSFARPGRDESKGRSYVALQAYVKPSDETYNALQKLRAKIEKQYRLATTVGFGPRFLHSTGQLHKGDAGHGLFIQFTSDKPEDAPIPDEAGKKASSISFGVFVNAEALGDRQALLDRKRKVITFHLGENVVSGINRLAKIL
- the tkt gene encoding transketolase encodes the protein MESKPKMSRDKLEQLIINTIRTLSMDAVQKANSGHPGTPMALAPVAFTIWDKFMKFNPRNPDWPDRDRFVLSNGHASMLLYSLLHLTGYNVSLHDIKTFRQLHSKCAGHPEYGLAPGVETTTGPLGQGVATSVGMAIAEKWLASYFNRPGHEIINYNIYAICGDGCMMEGISGEAASLAGHLGLNNLIWFYDNNHITIEGHTALAFSEDVAARFMGYNWHVQRVGDANDLEMLAEAIERAFKENEQPSLIIVDSHIGYGSPNKQDTSAAHGEPLGDEEIRKTKINYGWDPDKKFYIPDEVKEYRETVIRKGAVFEDEWNKKFSSYEREYPELAKQFRELQDREMPKGWEKCLPAFPPNPKGPATRSANSKILNAIVPVYPFLLGGAADVGSSTKTYIENANSFEKGIYDGRNFHFGIRENAMGAVANGMALSRLRPYTATYFVFSDYMRATIRLASLMQIPVTFIFTHDSIGLGEDGPTHQPVEHLASLRAMPNLAVVRPADANELSVLWKYIMGSKDHPVALILTRQDVPTFDRSLYAPAEGALKGAYILADSKPGPDVILIGTGSEVQLCLGAYEILKKQGIKARVVSMPSWSLFEMQTADYKEEILPSSVKARVSVEMGSTFGWCKYAGSGDESGFIGINTFGESAPIADLLPEFGFTVDHVVAKAKEVLKSNGKKVKKPSKK
- the rpe gene encoding ribulose-phosphate 3-epimerase, producing the protein MVMIEPSILSADFTRLGEAVKAAEEAGVAWIQIDVMDGRFVPNINFGPGVVAAIRPLTKLKLDVHLMIVEPEKYINIFAESGADRIIVHQEVCYHLHRVLESIRELGVQSGVTLNPATPASSISEVLELADFVQVMGVNPGFGGQRFIWSQLGKIREIKEMLGRKGLDVPIGLDGGIDVETAPEAVRAGAAVLVAGSSVYNDKGTVRDNVKALLDSVR
- a CDS encoding HAD family phosphatase, encoding MIKALIFDLDGTLVQTEALKAESYAMAAVELDKSLTEDEVIDAFKDYVGLTRKEVASGLIKRFNLEDAAKARMKEFHVRTPWQAYVDIRLGTYFKMISDPKVLKAHLCPYNLGLLKWARGEGYPTGLGTMSHREEADRVLDVLGIRPEFDFIATIQDVEHGKPDPEIYNLLADELKVPHADCLVVEDSASGVEAALAAGMNCIAVTTDFTREGVHKIPPAGNLRVVDTPPALLDTAKGFISELNSRKEKTG
- the rpiA gene encoding ribose-5-phosphate isomerase RpiA, which codes for MLQERLKKEAGISSVDLVRPGMVLGLGTGSTAKYALEEIARRLGDGRLKDIAGIPSSLETEKKARELGIPVISFDDKQEIDLTIDGADEVDPGLNLIKGGGGALLREKVLAQSSRRNVMIVDESKLSPMLGTRCPVPVEVIPFAWKPVANFLMSLGAEPVLRMKEDGSPYTTDQNNYIIDGRFGPIPDIESLAQKLGQRAGIAGYGLFIGTASEVIVATTHGIRYQKRKDS
- the pgl gene encoding 6-phosphogluconolactonase — encoded protein: MKKEIYLFDDITALAKRLAEDFKTALAAKAASGESLIVALSGGHTPRAFFEVLAAPPYGDGLPWDKVVLFWGDERCVPPDNDESNFKMTYLSLLSHIKIPGNNIHRVLGENPPDEEAVRYAEEIKKNVPAGVSGFPSFDWIFLGMGEDGHTASLFPGAPTLNEKEKICVVATHPQTGQKRVSVTFPVLDAGKRVSFLVAGEGKEAVLREILENPGQRLPYPASIVSPTDGVLEWYVDRAAAPWL
- the zwf gene encoding glucose-6-phosphate dehydrogenase, whose protein sequence is MAQENGCIIAIFGASGDLTKRKLMPALYALFRQKLLPENFAILGTSRSPFTDDAYRKKIIEDVVTYAGIKKSEQKQLEPFSKHVYYLAMDATDVNHYDDLREKLSKIDEAEKTGGNYIFYLSTSPSLYTSIAKNLGKKGLQKEGKGSSWRRIIVEKPFGRDLASAEALNHDLQRIFKEGQIYRIDHYLGKETVQDIFALRFSNGIFEPLWNRNYVSRVEITAAETIGVEERGGYYDHYGALRDMIQNHLLQVLGTVTIEPPSFFDAIDVRNESIKIFQSLRPIKPEDVDKYAVRGQYTESVIDGKKIAGYRQEKDVAHDSMTETFVALKLYIDNWRWGGVPFYLRTGKCLPARVSEVVIEFKKTPHHLFTQEELCSAKPNQLIIRIQPDEGILLRFGMKKPGAGFDIEEVGMDFHYSELADAYIPEAYERLILDCIMGDATHYARADAVEACWKFVDPILKAWEDDPEIKLFGYPAGTWGPPEARHLFDAPDEDWRYPTDHLTTDGDFYELK